In one window of Pagrus major chromosome 12, Pma_NU_1.0 DNA:
- the LOC141005873 gene encoding cytochrome c oxidase subunit 5B, mitochondrial-like: MAARLLLRSAFRAATTCRAAPVPALTRGMSAGGIPTDEEQATGMERIIMKAMKEGSDPYNMMKPKEYAGSKADPHLVPSITNKRIVGCVCEEDNTAVVWFWLHQGEAQRCPSCGSHYQLVAHELPH; the protein is encoded by the exons ATGGCTGCAAGGTTACTGCTCCGCTCCGCTTTCAGAGCCGCGACAACCTGCCGGGCCGCCCCGGTCCCTGCTCTGACCCGCGGCATGTCGGCTGGAG GGATTCCCACTGACGAGGAACAAGCCACAGGAATGGAGAGGATCATTATGAAGGCCATGAAGGAGGGATCG GATCCCTACAACATGATGAAGCCAAAGGAGTACGCTGGCTCCAAGGCCGACCCCCACCTTGTTCCCTCCATCACAAACAAGAGGATTGTGGGATGCGTCT GTGAAGAAGACAACACAGCCGTGGTTTGGTTCTGGCTTCATCAGGGCGAGGCCCAGCGCTGCCCGTCCTGCGGCTCCCACTACCAACTGGTGGCCCATGAGCTCCCCCACTAA
- the LOC141006305 gene encoding drebrin-like protein B, whose translation MAVNLSKNGPDLMAAYKEVVDGKSDTNWALFTYEGNSNNIRLAEKGDGGLEEMVEELSSGKVMYAFCRVQDPNSGLPKYVLINWTGEGVKDSRKGMCANHVSSMANFLKGAHVTVNARAEDDVEPDAILEKVAKASGANFNFHKQTQEYRDAPRGPVGSVYQKVNAVEEIQQTNKDDFWVQTQKDEEVRRREESKRAEQERQATERERREMDERQAKERERRAKERAQQIEEERIRQKQREEEEREREQQRQGSGYRKVNAVEEIQQTNKDDFWVQTQKDEEVRRREESKRAEQERQATERERREMDERQAKERERRAKERAQQIEEERTRQKQREEEEREREQQRQNQQENETKKTGINFAASVQKANEAKSLISQRSFNPRDVFKQREQSAEANDRSSTAVSRPGKLQSRFLSQRSFEREAQEQPQHPPAPAVSITPLSPASPVLSYSPAAAVSPTPPETSGSPVQAADSAYTEDEEWSDEFDDDGDEATAEETPAHEDLYEATQSAGTEEDLYEDVYQDTSTAEDNYTGSSGQDIRARALYDYQAADDSEITFDPDDIITGIDMLDEGWWRGHGPDGHYGMFPANYVELI comes from the exons ATGGCAGTAAATCTGAGTAAGAACGGGCCTGATCTCATGGCCGCTTATAAAGAAGTGGTGGACGGCAAGTCGGACACAAACTG ggcgCTTTTCACTTATGAAGGGAACAGTAATAATATCCGTCTGGCAGAAAAGGGAG acggTGGGttggaggagatggtggaggAGCTCAGCAGTGGGAAGGTGATGTACGCTTTCTGTCGCGTCCAGGACCCAAACTCTGGTCTGCCCAAATACGTCCTCATAAACTGG ACAGGTGAAGGAGTGAAGGACTCTCGGAAAGGCATGTGCGCCAACCACGTGAGCTCGATGGCCAACTTCTTAAAG GGAGCCCACGTGACCGTGAACGCCCGGGCAGAGGACGACGTGGAACCAGACGCCATCTTGGAGAAAGTGGCCAAAGCGTCCGGAGCGAACTTTAATTTCCACAAACAAACGCAAGAATACAGAGACGCACCCAGAGGACCTGTG GGCTCTGTGTATCAGAAAGTCAACGCCGTGGAGGAAATTCAACAAACCAACAAGGACGACTTCTGGGTCCAAACTCAG AAAGACGAGGAGGTTCGTCGACGGGAGGAGAGCAAACGAGCCGAGCAGGAGAGACAAGcgacggagagggagaggagggagatggaCGAGAGGCAGGccaaggagagggagaggagagcgaAGGAGAGAGCTCAGCAGATAGAAGAGGAGAG GATTCgacagaagcagagagaagaagaggagagagagagagagcagcagcgaCAG GGCTCTGGCTATCGGAAAGTCAACGCTGTGGAGGAAATTCAACAAACCAACAAGGACGACTTCTGGGTCCAAACTCAG AAAGACGAGGAGGTTCGTCGACGGGAGGAGAGCAAACGAGCCGAGCAGGAGAGACAAGcgacggagagggagaggagggagatggaCGAGAGGCAGGccaaggagagggagaggagagcgaAGGAGAGAGCTCAGCAGATAGAAGAGGAGAG GACTCgacagaagcagagagaagaagaggagagagagagagagcagcagcgaCAG AACCAGCAGGAAAATGAAACCAAGAAGACGGGAATCAACTTTGCTGCATCGGTGCAGAAAGCTAAT GAGGCCAAATCACTGATTTCTCAGAGATCATTTAATCCCAGAGACGTATTCAAGCAGCGGGAGCAGAGCGCTGAGGCCAACGACAGATCGTCTACAGCCGTCTCCAGACCAG GGAAGCTGCAGAGTCGGTTTCTATCTCAGAGATCCTTTGAGAGAGAAGCTCAGGAGCAGCCTCAGcatcctccagctccagccgTCTCCATCACCCCCCTGTCTCCTGCCTCACCTGTGCTGTCTTActcacctgctgcagctgtgtccCCGACACCACCAGAGACATCAGGCTCACCTGTTCAAGCTGCAG ACTCTGCTTACACAGAAGACGAGGAATGGTCGGACGAGTTTGATGACGATGgagatgaagctacagcag AAGAAACTCCAGCTCATGAAGATCTGTATGAGGCTACGCAGTCAGCTGGGACGGAGGAGGACCTGTATGAAGACGTTTACCAGGACACCTCCACA gCTGAAGACAACTACACAGGGTCCAGTGGACAGGACATCCGAGCCAGAGCTCTGTACGACTACCAGGCTg CGGACGACTCTGAGATCACCTTTGACCCTGACGACATCATAACGGGGATCGACATGCTGGATGAGGGCTGGTGGAGAGGTCACGGACCTGACGGACACTACGGGATGTTCCCCGCCAACTACGTCGAGCTGATCTAA